The sequence GGCTCCCCGCTCGGCGGCACCGTGCGGGCGAACCTGCTGGACCGCACTCTGCAGTACGAGATGGACCGCCGCGAGCGGGAGGACCAGCCGACTCTTGCGCTGTGGCGTCGCGCGCTGCGGGACGCGGACAACGGTGTGGAGGTGGGCTTTATCAGCGGCGTGACGCTTCAGCAGTGGCGCGACTTCGTGGTGCGCGCGGCCGGCCGCAACCCGAGCTGGGAGTACTTCCGCGGTCTGGTCGAGCGCATGTTCGTGGGGTCGAAGGCGCTCTCGCAGACGGAGATGGAGCAGTACCTGGCGCACCTGCCGAAGGCGCTGGAGCGCCTGGGCGGGCACGTGCCCGCGGAGAAGCTTGTCGAGTTCCGCGCCCAGGCCACCGAACGGTCCCTGAGCGCCTTCAGGACGTATTTGTCGTGAGAATCGTAAACGGCTCCGCCGCCGCTCGAACAGAACTGCTGCGCCGTCCGCCCATGGACACCGCGGAGGTGCCTCAGTCCATGCTGGACCGCCTGCGCGCCCTTTTCGGCGAGCCGCTGACGCCCGAACAAGCGGTGGCCCGCATCATCCGCGACGTGCGCGAACGCGGCGACGACGCCATCCGCGACTACACGCAGCGCATTGACGGCGTTGCGATGGACGCGCTGGAGGTGCCGCGCCATGAGATAGAGGCGGCCTACAAGCGGGTGGAGCGCCCCGTGGTCAAGGCGTTGAACTTGGCCGCGGAGCGGGTGCGGGCCTTCCATCAGCGCGGGTTGCCGCACGGTTGGATGGACCTGGAGGCCGGTCTTGGGGAGATGGTGCGTCCGCTGGAGCGCATCGGCGTGTACATTCCGGGCGGTACGGCGGCCTACCCGTCCACCGTCCTGATGACGGTCGTCCCCGCCAGGGTGGCGGGCGTTCGGGACGTGGCGCTGGCCACGCCCGCGCGGAAAGGTGGTGAGGTCCCGCCTGTGGTGCTGGTAGCCGCGGACATCGCGGGGGTGGACAGGGTGTATCGCATGGGCGGCGCCCAGGCCATCGCCGCTCTGGCCTACGGCACCGAGAGCGTGCCGCGAGTGGACAAGATATTCGGGCCGGGCAACCTTTTCGTCATGCTCGCCAAGCGCCAGGTCTTTGGCGCGGTGGGCATTGACGCGCTGCAAGGGCCTACGGAGACCCTCATCATCGCGGACGACAGCGCTGACCCGACCATCTGCGCCGCTGACATGCTGGCCCAGGCCGAGCACGACGTGCTGGCTGCGCCGCTGCTCATCACCACGTCCGCCGACCTGGCGGAGCAAGTACGCAGGGAATTGGACCGCCAGATCGAGAGTCTGGAGCGCAAGGAGATCGCGGCGGGGGCGCTGGGTAATCGTGGAGGCATCGCGGTGGTGGACACGCTGACGGAGGCCGTCGGCCTGGCGAACGAGTACGGGCCGGAGCACCTGTGCCTGCTGGTGCGCGACCCGTGGGCCTGGGTGGGCCGTGTCAAGAACGCGGGCGGCGTGTTCCTGGGCGAAGGCTCGCCGGAGGTCTTCGGCGACTACGTGGCCGGGCCAAGCCACGTCATGCCGACCAGCGGGACGGCCCGTTTCAGCGCGCCGGTGAACATCAGGGACTTCTTCAAGGTGACGAGCGTCATCGCCCTGCGGGAAGACAAGCTCACCGAGCTGGCGGAGGCGGCCTCCGTGCTCGCCCGCGCCGAGGGGCTGACCGCGCACGCCCGCGCCGCCGAGTTGCGG comes from Dehalococcoidia bacterium and encodes:
- a CDS encoding zinc dependent phospholipase C family protein — its product is MPSICLHMRIALEASERLGMSALERHLGSFLLGSTAPDVRVTLGWQRERTHFFDLAKDGVGAGVEGLFRAYPDLVEQARANEPTRAFLAGYITHLLLDETWIVDIYRPYFGAGSPLGGTVRANLLDRTLQYEMDRREREDQPTLALWRRALRDADNGVEVGFISGVTLQQWRDFVVRAAGRNPSWEYFRGLVERMFVGSKALSQTEMEQYLAHLPKALERLGGHVPAEKLVEFRAQATERSLSAFRTYLS
- the hisD gene encoding histidinol dehydrogenase; translated protein: MRIVNGSAAARTELLRRPPMDTAEVPQSMLDRLRALFGEPLTPEQAVARIIRDVRERGDDAIRDYTQRIDGVAMDALEVPRHEIEAAYKRVERPVVKALNLAAERVRAFHQRGLPHGWMDLEAGLGEMVRPLERIGVYIPGGTAAYPSTVLMTVVPARVAGVRDVALATPARKGGEVPPVVLVAADIAGVDRVYRMGGAQAIAALAYGTESVPRVDKIFGPGNLFVMLAKRQVFGAVGIDALQGPTETLIIADDSADPTICAADMLAQAEHDVLAAPLLITTSADLAEQVRRELDRQIESLERKEIAAGALGNRGGIAVVDTLTEAVGLANEYGPEHLCLLVRDPWAWVGRVKNAGGVFLGEGSPEVFGDYVAGPSHVMPTSGTARFSAPVNIRDFFKVTSVIALREDKLTELAEAASVLARAEGLTAHARAAELRLSRRPAARKIPAPMPTPKRDSFKSEPAKG